From a single Helicovermis profundi genomic region:
- a CDS encoding DEAD/DEAH box helicase — MNTFETFKIKDFLINNLTKQGIKSPTPIQSETIPKVLENKDLLASAQTGTGKTLAFLLPMFNNFDSNYGHIEGLIVTPTRELALQITKEAEKLAKDTNINVLAIYGGRDINSQLRKLKNNVNFIVATPGRLIDHIEKNTINLRHLKTIVLDEADQMLLIGFKNEIDIILRNTNKNKQMLCFSATLDSKVKKLAYKYMNNPLEISAKKESITLETINQKVITSSDRWKTEALLKELDKSNPFLGIIFCRTKRRVDKLEEEMSIKKYSCKKLHGDMKQNLRQRIMKEFRNAKFQYLIATDVASRGLDITGITHIYNFDTPETPEIYIHRIGRTGRMGKDGVAVTFVAPKDELLLSEIEKTIKIKLPREEYIKVK; from the coding sequence ATGAATACTTTTGAAACATTTAAAATAAAAGATTTTTTAATTAACAATCTTACTAAGCAAGGAATAAAATCACCAACACCTATTCAATCTGAAACTATTCCAAAAGTACTAGAAAATAAAGATTTACTTGCTAGTGCACAAACTGGTACAGGTAAAACTCTTGCTTTTTTACTTCCTATGTTTAATAATTTTGATTCAAATTATGGACACATTGAAGGCCTTATAGTTACACCTACAAGAGAACTTGCACTTCAAATCACTAAAGAAGCTGAGAAACTTGCTAAAGATACTAACATTAATGTACTTGCAATTTACGGTGGACGAGATATTAATTCTCAGCTTAGAAAACTAAAAAATAATGTAAATTTTATAGTAGCTACTCCCGGAAGATTAATTGATCATATAGAAAAAAATACTATCAATTTAAGACATCTAAAAACTATAGTCTTAGATGAAGCTGATCAAATGTTACTTATAGGATTTAAAAACGAAATTGATATAATTTTAAGAAATACAAACAAAAATAAACAAATGCTATGTTTTTCTGCGACACTTGATTCTAAAGTAAAAAAACTAGCTTATAAATACATGAATAATCCACTTGAAATTTCTGCAAAAAAAGAAAGTATAACTCTAGAAACTATAAATCAAAAGGTTATCACTTCATCTGATAGATGGAAAACTGAAGCTTTACTAAAAGAACTTGATAAGTCGAACCCTTTTTTGGGTATAATATTCTGTAGAACTAAAAGAAGAGTTGATAAACTCGAAGAAGAAATGAGTATAAAAAAATATTCATGTAAAAAACTTCACGGAGATATGAAACAAAACTTAAGACAAAGAATTATGAAAGAATTTAGAAATGCAAAATTCCAGTATCTTATTGCAACAGATGTAGCTTCACGAGGTCTTGATATAACGGGTATTACTCACATATATAATTTTGATACTCCTGAAACTCCTGAAATTTACATCCATAGAATTGGAAGAACTGGAAGAATGGGAAAGGACGGAGTAGCGGTAACTTTTGTAGCTCCAAAAGATGAACTTCTTTTATCTGAAATAGAAAAAACTATTAAAATTAAACTTCCTAGAGAAGAATATATTAAAGTAAAATAA
- a CDS encoding GGDEF domain-containing protein: MKFINPLLDYDESLKEKIRKQITFNNIKVLKVFAILSFFINLIIVAIYLKSNTENYLSSSDFIIRIFWVLSGFIYFFIVGKHNTLDSVTKKHKYIFLFTASLSLFYTALITASTISGYGYSSVFIINVMLSCTLFYFSFIEIVAVLLPSFIYIFFLISTMNTINLNTQNTFINIIAISLISVTYSTISYKRKATLIDYQEILLKNNKVLEHLSEFDGLTQIPNRRNFNKTFDLEWAHSIRESSPLSLIMIDVDDFKLYNDTYGHLAGDDCLKNLSSIFTKTLNREIDQVFRYGGEEFMVILPNTDLKGALKVADKIKNNISNENITHSKSIYTNITASIGLSSIIASPNDDKYALIENADKAMYNSKKNGKNQISYL; the protein is encoded by the coding sequence TTGAAATTTATAAATCCACTTTTAGATTATGATGAATCTTTAAAAGAAAAAATAAGAAAGCAAATAACTTTTAATAACATAAAAGTTTTAAAAGTTTTTGCCATACTAAGCTTTTTTATTAATTTAATAATTGTTGCTATTTATCTAAAATCCAATACAGAAAATTATTTAAGTTCTTCTGACTTTATCATAAGAATATTTTGGGTACTTTCAGGATTTATTTATTTTTTTATTGTTGGAAAACACAATACTCTAGATTCAGTTACTAAAAAGCATAAATATATTTTTTTATTTACAGCATCTTTAAGTTTATTTTATACTGCACTAATTACTGCTAGTACAATAAGTGGTTATGGCTATTCATCAGTCTTTATTATAAATGTTATGCTATCATGTACCTTATTTTATTTTTCATTTATAGAAATCGTTGCTGTTTTACTTCCATCTTTTATATATATCTTTTTCTTAATAAGTACTATGAATACTATTAATTTAAATACCCAAAATACTTTTATTAATATTATTGCAATTAGTTTAATATCGGTAACATATTCCACTATTTCATATAAACGAAAAGCAACACTAATTGACTACCAAGAAATTCTTTTAAAAAATAACAAAGTCTTAGAACATTTATCTGAATTTGATGGTTTAACTCAAATTCCAAACAGAAGAAATTTTAATAAAACTTTTGATCTAGAGTGGGCTCATTCTATAAGAGAAAGTAGCCCACTTTCACTTATTATGATTGATGTTGATGATTTTAAGCTTTATAACGACACATATGGTCATTTAGCCGGAGACGACTGTCTAAAAAACCTTTCTTCTATTTTTACTAAAACTCTTAATAGAGAAATCGATCAAGTTTTTAGATACGGCGGAGAAGAATTTATGGTCATTCTCCCTAATACAGATTTAAAAGGTGCACTTAAAGTAGCAGATAAAATTAAAAATAATATTTCCAATGAAAATATCACTCATAGTAAAAGTATTTACACTAATATAACTGCAAGTATTGGCCTTAGCTCAATTATTGCAAGTCCAAATGACGACAAGTATGCTCTTATTGAAAATGCAGATAAAGCAATGTACAATTCTAAAAAAAATGGTAAAAACCAAATATCCTATTTATAG
- the nfsA gene encoding oxygen-insensitive NADPH nitroreductase: MNKLNNNIIELISNHTSCRKYSDKKIDEKVLREILNKSQYASTSSFLQLYSVIRVKNDENRKKIAYLAGEQKYIETAAEFLIFCADLNRIEKIALNYDIKVDTGYIESFITATVDASLYAENVILAAESLGIGGVFIGGIRNNPREISNLLKIPKNVYPVFGMCLGYPEDDFNQSKKPRLPLDIVLKEDYYYEDDKKSLEEYDEKIKTYYIKRTNGKINSTWTEQVSKRMEGENRPHMKKYLEDQDLNNK, encoded by the coding sequence ATGAATAAATTAAATAATAATATAATTGAATTGATTAGTAATCATACATCATGTCGTAAATATTCTGATAAAAAAATTGATGAAAAAGTATTAAGAGAAATACTAAATAAATCGCAATACGCATCTACTTCAAGTTTTTTGCAACTGTATTCTGTAATTAGAGTAAAAAATGATGAGAATAGAAAGAAGATAGCTTATTTAGCCGGTGAACAAAAATATATTGAAACGGCAGCAGAATTTTTAATCTTTTGCGCTGATTTAAATAGAATTGAAAAAATCGCATTAAATTATGATATTAAGGTTGATACTGGATATATAGAATCTTTTATAACAGCAACCGTTGATGCCTCTTTATATGCTGAAAATGTTATTTTAGCTGCCGAAAGTTTAGGGATTGGTGGTGTATTTATTGGTGGGATTAGAAATAATCCAAGAGAAATCAGTAACTTACTTAAAATTCCTAAAAATGTGTATCCAGTTTTTGGAATGTGTCTTGGATATCCTGAGGATGATTTTAATCAAAGTAAAAAACCAAGACTACCACTAGATATTGTTTTAAAAGAAGATTATTACTATGAAGATGATAAAAAAAGTCTTGAAGAGTATGATGAAAAAATTAAGACGTATTATATAAAAAGGACTAATGGAAAAATTAATAGTACTTGGACTGAACAAGTTTCAAAAAGAATGGAAGGTGAAAACAGACCTCATATGAAAAAATACCTTGAAGATCAGGATTTAAATAATAAATAA
- a CDS encoding zinc ribbon domain-containing protein YjdM — protein MSNLPNCPKCNSQYTYEDGNLLVCPECAYEWNPNEEEKEEEKKVVKDSNGNVLSDGDTVIVIKDLKVKGATSNLKKGTKVKNIRLVDDVQGGHDIDCKIDGFGGMLLKSEYVKKA, from the coding sequence ATGTCTAATTTACCAAATTGCCCTAAGTGCAATTCTCAGTATACTTATGAAGATGGAAATTTACTAGTTTGCCCAGAGTGTGCATACGAATGGAATCCTAATGAAGAAGAAAAAGAAGAAGAAAAAAAAGTAGTTAAAGATTCAAATGGAAATGTATTAAGTGATGGAGATACTGTAATAGTGATTAAAGACCTTAAAGTAAAAGGTGCTACTTCAAACTTAAAAAAAGGTACAAAAGTTAAAAATATTAGATTAGTAGATGATGTTCAAGGTGGACATGACATCGATTGTAAAATTGATGGATTCGGCGGAATGCTTTTAAAATCTGAATATGTTAAAAAAGCTTAG
- a CDS encoding sensor domain-containing diguanylate cyclase — translation MSRKFIIIVSLTVLFMFLLTSIVFYSYLKNTSKNDFIDVGNQFTSQVSNFVKFWVKDQVRIVKGIAEDDRIIDACLNPENEDKVLLAENYLKKLHEKYPYYENLPIAIKSKNSISRNINGKNIVITNGTFFIDTVNGKTIGKGGMNYSYISEIFKGKSYFISEIYPSILRKNPIFVISAPIYHNSKIIGIAIVSPQMEYFTKLFVDSIKHGKTGYMIYLDESFQVIAHPNRDYILTKDKDIINISSNIISKIDKGQNLFEASYLGVDKYYYGKKINFEPGHYKYSEYVILAQEKSEVYKSAYFSIKPILFFGLIVSIIVIAIILLIADINYKEKKEEQLLEMNETLENIVEERTKNLKSMALRDGLTNLYNHQHIHKLLQNEINIAKKNKKPLTIIFGDLDLFKSVNDIYGHQTGDNVLKEISKIFKKNLRKDDIVGRYGGEEFLFVLPDSLLNEGVSLAERIRKEVEEFTFICDNSVKFNITVSFGVTELKDESKADFVKRSDLLLYKAKEEGRNRVVVG, via the coding sequence TTGTCAAGAAAATTTATAATAATTGTTAGTTTAACTGTTTTATTTATGTTTTTATTGACTAGTATAGTATTTTATTCCTATCTAAAAAATACTAGTAAAAATGATTTTATAGATGTTGGCAATCAGTTTACTTCACAAGTATCAAATTTTGTTAAATTTTGGGTAAAAGACCAAGTTAGAATAGTTAAGGGTATAGCAGAAGATGATAGAATAATTGACGCTTGTTTAAATCCAGAAAACGAAGATAAAGTTCTTTTAGCTGAAAATTATTTAAAAAAACTTCATGAAAAATATCCTTACTATGAAAATTTACCAATTGCGATTAAATCTAAAAATTCTATATCAAGAAATATTAATGGCAAAAATATTGTTATTACAAATGGTACTTTTTTTATTGATACGGTTAATGGTAAAACAATAGGTAAAGGTGGAATGAATTATTCATATATTAGTGAGATTTTTAAGGGTAAATCTTATTTTATTAGTGAAATTTATCCTAGTATACTTAGAAAAAATCCTATTTTTGTTATCAGTGCTCCGATTTATCATAATTCAAAAATAATTGGAATTGCAATAGTTTCACCTCAAATGGAGTATTTCACAAAACTTTTTGTAGATTCAATAAAACATGGTAAAACGGGTTATATGATTTATTTAGATGAATCATTTCAGGTTATTGCTCATCCAAATAGAGATTATATTTTAACTAAAGATAAAGATATAATAAATATATCTAGTAATATTATCAGTAAAATTGATAAGGGACAAAATCTATTTGAAGCCAGTTATTTAGGTGTAGATAAATATTATTATGGTAAAAAAATCAATTTTGAACCTGGTCATTACAAATATAGCGAATATGTTATTTTAGCTCAAGAAAAATCAGAAGTATACAAAAGTGCCTATTTTTCAATTAAACCAATATTATTTTTTGGCTTAATTGTATCTATTATTGTTATTGCAATAATATTACTTATAGCAGATATTAATTATAAAGAAAAAAAAGAAGAACAGCTTCTTGAAATGAATGAAACTTTGGAAAACATAGTTGAAGAAAGAACTAAAAATTTAAAAAGTATGGCTTTAAGGGATGGATTAACAAATTTATATAATCATCAACATATTCATAAATTGTTACAAAATGAAATAAATATTGCTAAAAAAAATAAAAAACCACTGACAATAATATTTGGAGATTTGGATTTATTTAAGAGCGTAAATGATATATATGGACATCAAACAGGTGATAATGTATTAAAAGAAATATCAAAAATTTTTAAAAAAAACCTTAGAAAAGATGATATTGTTGGTCGTTACGGCGGAGAGGAATTTTTATTTGTTCTACCTGACAGCTTATTAAATGAAGGTGTCTCATTGGCTGAAAGAATAAGAAAAGAAGTAGAAGAATTTACTTTTATTTGTGACAATTCTGTAAAATTCAATATAACAGTTAGTTTTGGTGTTACTGAATTAAAGGATGAAAGTAAAGCTGATTTTGTTAAGCGTTCTGATTTGCTTCTTTATAAAGCAAAGGAGGAAGGTAGAAATAGAGTAGTAGTTGGATAA
- a CDS encoding M48 family metallopeptidase yields MKKLTENKYYYLGNVYPMYMSLDKSLKKVTIKWVNNSFHCASPFEGEIDISLALKSFYIKESRKVINQRLKIYQKNFKVKYKSFLIEDNDKRWGSCNSLRSLTFNWRLMIFPLDVVDYVVVHELCHMLHMNHDRSFWRLVGKICPNYKKTMEILGTKKTRDM; encoded by the coding sequence ATGAAAAAGCTTACAGAAAATAAGTACTATTATCTTGGAAATGTATATCCAATGTATATGTCGCTTGATAAATCATTAAAAAAAGTAACTATTAAATGGGTAAATAATTCATTTCATTGCGCTAGTCCGTTTGAAGGTGAAATTGATATTAGTTTAGCATTAAAATCATTCTATATTAAAGAAAGTCGCAAAGTTATAAATCAAAGACTAAAAATATATCAGAAGAATTTTAAGGTTAAATATAAATCATTTTTAATTGAAGATAATGATAAAAGATGGGGAAGCTGCAATTCACTTCGTTCACTCACTTTCAACTGGCGACTAATGATATTTCCGCTTGATGTAGTTGACTATGTAGTTGTACATGAACTTTGTCATATGCTTCATATGAATCATGATAGATCGTTTTGGCGTCTTGTAGGTAAAATTTGTCCAAATTATAAAAAAACTATGGAAATATTGGGAACAAAGAAAACAAGGGATATGTAA
- a CDS encoding TetR/AcrR family transcriptional regulator, with protein sequence MSENMSNITERALAQSLKKIMKTSPLNKITINDIVNDCGVSRRTFYYHFQDIYGLLEWLLITEVRAILNENRTYETWQKGFKQILVYLLKNKEIIFNTYNSIGREFLEVHLYDGVFKLIYNVVDELSKDITIKEIDKEYIVDFYKFAFVGLLLDWIKNNMSEDSEQLIDKLDKLIEGDLQRAILKFEK encoded by the coding sequence ATGAGTGAAAATATGTCTAATATAACTGAAAGAGCACTAGCACAGTCTTTAAAAAAAATTATGAAAACATCTCCTTTAAATAAAATAACAATAAATGATATTGTTAATGATTGTGGGGTAAGTAGAAGAACTTTTTATTATCATTTTCAAGATATATATGGACTTTTAGAATGGCTCTTAATTACTGAAGTGCGTGCTATCCTTAATGAAAATAGAACTTATGAAACTTGGCAAAAGGGATTTAAACAAATTTTAGTTTATTTACTTAAAAACAAAGAGATTATTTTTAATACTTACAATTCAATAGGAAGAGAGTTTTTAGAAGTACATTTGTATGATGGCGTTTTTAAATTAATTTACAACGTAGTAGATGAACTTTCTAAAGACATAACAATTAAAGAGATAGATAAGGAATACATTGTAGATTTTTATAAATTTGCATTTGTTGGATTACTTTTAGATTGGATTAAAAATAATATGTCAGAGGACTCTGAGCAATTGATAGATAAACTTGATAAACTAATTGAAGGAGATCTTCAAAGAGCAATTTTGAAATTTGAAAAGTAA
- a CDS encoding MFS transporter has product MKNIINEYKKFFYHLSKNVKLYLGVLFFVTFLSSAYRVLFSIYMINIGFTEIIVGQILSLQTLGIALGAIPITLFSQRINKKNTLILGIVFMFISSFILLNFHNLYIMKIASIIFGFSQATIMILQAPIIFENTAKEYRTMGFSIAFVFQNIAFALSNLILGHISQYFSIKNGSAFGNLIVLNGSTLLLILAFIIALAFKGKSMTSSSKDKSFVYDIKNVFINYLKLLKGNSFSYLLQIAVIGLGAGMIVPFFSIYLKHTLSIKDGMVGNIMAISQIGTIIGGLLIPIIAKRLGNIRSIILCQILSIPFLITIALPQGVLVVSTAFFFRSSLMNMANPLFRSLGMEIISKEKRTAMSGMITLTNNLFRSIGIFIGGYLMYAYSYNTPYYFTILCYLIGTLIIYKVFYPRHKTSNSKAKA; this is encoded by the coding sequence ATGAAAAATATAATTAATGAATATAAAAAATTCTTTTACCATCTTTCAAAAAATGTGAAGCTCTATTTAGGAGTCTTATTTTTTGTAACTTTTTTATCCTCAGCATATAGAGTTTTATTTAGTATATATATGATAAATATTGGCTTTACTGAAATAATCGTTGGTCAAATTCTTTCTCTTCAAACGCTTGGAATTGCTCTTGGAGCTATTCCAATAACATTGTTTTCTCAAAGAATAAATAAAAAAAATACTCTCATTTTAGGTATAGTATTTATGTTTATTAGTAGTTTTATACTTCTAAACTTTCATAATTTATATATTATGAAAATTGCTTCAATTATTTTTGGATTCTCTCAAGCAACTATTATGATTCTTCAAGCACCAATAATATTTGAAAATACAGCCAAGGAATACAGAACTATGGGATTTTCTATAGCTTTTGTATTTCAAAACATAGCATTTGCATTAAGTAATTTAATACTTGGACATATTTCACAATATTTTTCAATAAAAAATGGTAGCGCCTTTGGAAATTTAATAGTACTAAACGGCTCAACTCTTTTACTAATATTAGCTTTTATTATAGCACTTGCTTTTAAGGGAAAAAGCATGACAAGTTCATCAAAAGATAAATCTTTTGTTTATGATATAAAAAATGTTTTTATTAATTACCTTAAATTATTAAAAGGTAATTCCTTTAGCTATCTTCTCCAAATTGCAGTAATAGGCCTTGGCGCAGGTATGATTGTACCCTTTTTCAGCATTTATTTAAAGCACACTTTAAGTATTAAAGATGGCATGGTAGGAAATATTATGGCAATAAGCCAGATTGGAACAATAATAGGTGGATTACTTATTCCTATTATTGCTAAACGACTTGGAAATATAAGATCAATTATTCTTTGTCAAATTTTATCGATACCATTTTTAATAACCATTGCCCTCCCTCAAGGAGTACTCGTAGTTAGTACGGCTTTTTTCTTTAGATCCAGTTTAATGAATATGGCAAATCCTCTTTTTAGAAGTCTTGGAATGGAGATTATTAGTAAAGAAAAACGTACGGCAATGAGTGGAATGATTACTTTAACAAATAATCTATTTAGATCTATTGGAATTTTTATAGGCGGGTATTTAATGTATGCATATAGTTACAATACACCTTACTATTTTACAATACTATGTTATTTAATCGGTACATTAATTATTTATAAGGTATTTTATCCTAGGCACAAAACTTCTAATTCCAAAGCTAAAGCTTAG
- a CDS encoding 4Fe-4S double cluster binding domain-containing protein, translating into MNKNDKIINELENKGFKAKFISINSIDRIKPELDKVQSDNPFVSKHLSSYFDEFNYDINSLMKTAKSILIIATPDPISRIGFTIDKKKKNVIMPPMYLYNSSVKNEINQKNISRISKSLDNILSNYDYKSKKINLPAKLLAVKSGLGKYGKNNICYIDGLGSFMWLSVYLTDVPCFDEVWVENINMDKCSNCNLCLDNCPTKALSRDRYVLKANKCITFHNESEKEFPKWIEKSNAIIGCIRCQIVCPLNKSNSRNIVDISTFNESETNQILNKVPLENFSKSTLKKLDDINFIEYYELLQRNLKLLL; encoded by the coding sequence ATGAACAAAAATGATAAAATAATTAATGAATTAGAAAATAAAGGATTTAAAGCTAAGTTTATATCTATTAATTCTATAGATAGAATTAAACCTGAATTAGATAAAGTACAAAGTGATAATCCTTTTGTTAGCAAACATTTAAGTAGTTATTTTGATGAATTTAATTACGATATTAATAGTCTAATGAAAACGGCAAAGTCGATTTTAATTATAGCAACTCCTGATCCTATTAGTCGAATTGGCTTTACAATTGATAAAAAGAAAAAAAATGTTATTATGCCTCCAATGTACTTATATAACAGTAGTGTTAAAAATGAAATTAATCAAAAAAATATTAGTAGAATTAGTAAGAGTTTAGATAATATATTATCTAACTATGATTATAAATCTAAGAAAATCAATCTACCTGCTAAACTTCTAGCAGTAAAAAGCGGTTTAGGAAAGTATGGTAAAAATAATATATGCTATATTGATGGACTTGGAAGTTTTATGTGGTTATCTGTATACCTTACAGATGTTCCATGTTTTGACGAGGTATGGGTAGAAAATATTAATATGGATAAATGCAGTAATTGTAATTTATGCCTTGATAATTGTCCTACAAAAGCTTTAAGCCGTGATAGATATGTATTAAAGGCAAATAAATGCATTACCTTTCACAATGAGTCAGAAAAAGAATTTCCAAAATGGATAGAGAAAAGCAATGCAATTATTGGATGTATTAGATGCCAAATAGTATGTCCACTTAATAAAAGTAATTCTAGGAATATTGTTGATATTTCAACGTTTAATGAGTCTGAAACAAATCAAATTCTTAATAAAGTACCTTTAGAAAATTTTTCTAAAAGCACTTTAAAAAAACTTGATGATATTAATTTTATAGAATACTATGAATTACTCCAAAGAAATTTGAAATTATTATTGTAA
- a CDS encoding CGNR zinc finger domain-containing protein, translating into MKYLCIEFINTEWYNFHEMFKEPLKDEKLILDFFNSWNIDFKKPLQNNQIEILLDLRDLLKKIIYSNCKNEKIDLNDFRLINNYMASYEFKKNIVFENGEYNIIEVLTNSYVNLVVYKIISSFFDLVSENKLSRINYCKNPDCNWLFYDESKNKTRKWCDNTCASLMKVRKYRNKLKSSNNHLL; encoded by the coding sequence ATGAAATATTTATGCATAGAATTTATTAATACTGAATGGTATAATTTCCATGAAATGTTTAAAGAACCTTTGAAAGATGAAAAACTAATTTTAGATTTTTTCAATTCTTGGAATATAGATTTTAAAAAACCACTTCAAAATAATCAAATTGAGATATTATTAGATTTAAGAGATCTATTAAAAAAAATAATCTACTCAAATTGTAAAAACGAAAAAATAGATTTAAACGATTTTAGATTAATAAATAATTATATGGCATCTTATGAGTTTAAAAAAAATATTGTTTTTGAAAACGGAGAATATAATATTATAGAAGTATTAACAAATAGTTATGTCAACTTAGTTGTTTACAAAATAATATCTTCATTTTTTGATTTGGTATCTGAAAATAAACTAAGTCGGATTAATTACTGCAAAAATCCTGATTGTAATTGGCTATTTTATGATGAAAGTAAAAATAAAACAAGAAAATGGTGCGATAATACTTGCGCATCACTTATGAAGGTTAGAAAATATAGAAATAAACTTAAAAGCAGTAATAATCATCTTTTATAA
- the namA gene encoding NADPH dehydrogenase NamA: MNYNKVKTEATMSGLYDEFKMKNLKLKNRIVLPPMCTNMANNGFINDWHFVHYSTRAIGGVGLIIVEATAVSEEGRITKDDLGLWDDEQIKGLKKIVEFSHSEGASVALQLAHAGRKSDLGSLENRPLAPSEIGFSSDYILPRKMSKEDISEIVENFKRAAKRALEANFDAIEIHGAHGYLINQFLSPLSNTRTDKYGGILKNRLRILVEIVRAIKEVWPSDRALMLRISADEYDELGNNLDDFVEIVSTAKSEGVDIVDISTGGVVPKKIMTYPGYQISHAEYIKQNSEISVIAGGLVTSVLMADEIVRNRRADLVYMGRELLRNPYMPLTHSKKVFAEIKWPTPYERSKVVRKFGF, translated from the coding sequence ATGAATTATAATAAAGTAAAAACGGAGGCAACAATGAGTGGTTTATATGATGAATTTAAAATGAAAAATTTAAAGTTAAAAAACAGAATAGTACTTCCGCCTATGTGCACAAATATGGCAAATAATGGTTTCATTAATGACTGGCATTTTGTACATTACTCAACGAGGGCGATTGGTGGAGTTGGACTTATTATCGTTGAAGCAACTGCTGTAAGTGAAGAAGGTAGAATCACTAAGGATGATTTGGGACTTTGGGATGATGAACAAATAAAAGGACTTAAAAAAATTGTTGAATTCTCTCATTCAGAGGGAGCTAGCGTTGCTCTCCAATTAGCTCATGCAGGAAGAAAAAGCGACCTTGGTTCACTGGAAAATAGACCGCTTGCACCAAGCGAAATTGGATTCAGTAGTGATTATATTTTGCCAAGAAAAATGAGTAAAGAGGATATTTCTGAAATAGTTGAGAATTTTAAAAGAGCTGCCAAAAGAGCTTTAGAAGCTAATTTTGATGCAATAGAAATTCACGGAGCGCATGGATATCTAATAAACCAATTTTTATCGCCTCTTTCAAATACTAGAACAGATAAGTACGGGGGAATATTAAAAAATAGACTTAGAATATTGGTTGAGATTGTTAGAGCTATAAAGGAAGTTTGGCCGTCTGATAGAGCACTTATGCTAAGAATTTCGGCAGATGAATATGATGAATTAGGAAATAATTTAGATGATTTTGTTGAAATTGTAAGTACCGCTAAAAGTGAAGGTGTGGATATAGTTGATATAAGTACTGGAGGAGTTGTACCTAAAAAAATTATGACTTACCCAGGTTATCAAATAAGTCACGCAGAATATATTAAACAAAATTCTGAGATTTCAGTAATTGCCGGCGGTCTTGTTACGAGCGTTTTAATGGCTGATGAAATTGTTAGAAATAGAAGAGCTGATTTAGTATATATGGGACGTGAACTTCTGAGAAACCCATATATGCCATTGACACATTCAAAAAAAGTTTTTGCAGAAATTAAATGGCCGACTCCATATGAGAGAAGCAAAGTAGTACGAAAATTTGGGTTTTAA
- a CDS encoding GNAT family N-acetyltransferase → MKKIETQRCIIRTFLEEDINDFMIYRNNEEWMIYQGFKGLSKEEYQEILMKEFSLNDGVQLAIEEKSNKHLIGDIYLKQCEDEFWIGYTINPIYARQGYAFEAAKGIMEWIKYTGGKKIYAGVLPENIASIELLKKLGFKYTETEEDGEKIYFIKV, encoded by the coding sequence ATGAAAAAAATTGAAACTCAAAGATGTATTATTAGAACTTTTTTAGAAGAAGATATTAATGATTTTATGATATATAGGAATAATGAAGAATGGATGATATATCAAGGCTTCAAAGGTCTATCAAAGGAAGAGTATCAAGAAATATTGATGAAAGAATTTTCTTTAAATGATGGAGTCCAATTAGCAATTGAAGAAAAATCCAATAAACACCTTATTGGTGATATTTATTTAAAGCAATGTGAAGATGAGTTTTGGATAGGTTACACGATAAATCCAATTTATGCTAGGCAAGGTTATGCATTTGAAGCGGCAAAGGGTATTATGGAATGGATTAAATATACTGGTGGAAAAAAGATTTATGCAGGAGTATTACCTGAAAATATTGCTTCTATTGAGCTATTAAAAAAGCTTGGCTTTAAGTATACTGAAACTGAAGAAGATGGAGAAAAAATTTATTTTATTAAAGTTTAA